Part of the Geobacter pickeringii genome, TCGTTCAGCTCCTTGCGGATGAGTTCCTGGGTCTCTACCGCCCCCCTCCCCTGCAGATGCGACGCGTCACGGAGCTCCACCTTGTTATTGGAGACATACAGGTAGACCCAGTCGGGCGACTTGTTCTTGAAGATGATCTTGTCGTAGCCGGAATACTTCAGCTCGGCCGCGAAAAAGCCCCCCATCATGGGATAAGCAAGCGTGCCCGATTGAGGAGAGATGAAGGAGACGACGGTGCGGTTGGCGCTGAAAACCGGGGTACCGTTCAGAAGTCCGGTACTGAATACAAGCAGGTTCTCAGGATCGAATGCCTTGGTTTCCGGTGGAACCCTGTCCCAATGCACCTTGACACTGGTACCCAACCCCCCGAGATGGAGCTCCATCAGCTTGGGGTCGGTTGCCACCCGTTCGATATTCCCTGTCGCCAAGTCAACTTCCAGATAGTATCCAGCCTCTGCGTATCTCATTTTTACCCCTCTTCCTGATTAGTCTCCGCAGCCGCAGCCTCATACCAATATAACGGTACTGTTTTACCTCTTTTTTATTGCACCACCCATATCAAAACCTCGATATCTTGACAAGCATAAATTAGTATATAGGTACTTCTTTGCTTGTTTAAGTTACTTACTATTTACCAGACCGGCGTTTCGCTGTCAATACTTAATTTAGTATACTGGTACCTCTTTACGTATTTTATCGCACTCTTCTGAAGCGAAGAGAATATCTCTTGATTTGTCAGAAGGTTAAACCGCTCGATTCTGCGTGACTGCCGAATCACCAGCGGTAATTATCTTTCTTTTTGCGACACCGGTTGTGGTCCAGCGGCCGTCTGCCGAAAAACGCACGGAAGGTATCGCCAGTTCCCCATTGTCCATGCATTTGCGCAGGGCCTGAACCTCGTTCAACCTTTCGAGAACCTTGCACGCCGTCAGACTCCCGCCTTCCGCCCCGTGGACGTCGAAGTGCAACTGACGCCGACCTCCACTCCCCTTTGATACCGTCACCCGGTAGTCGAGCAGATCCGGAAGCCGGAAGAGTTCCTCGTCAATGGCGGGAAGAGTCAGGATACAATCCGGGTCAAGCCGTATCGCACCGCTCCACCGCCCTTTGACGCGCTCCATCCGCCTCAGCACGCTCCCACAGGGACAGGGTTGACGCATGATGCGGGCGATGTCGCCGGTTCTATAGCGTATGAGCGGCATGCCACGTCTCGTGAGAGTCGTAAAGACCACCTCGCCGATGGTGCCGTCGGGGCTCACCTCGCCGGTTTCGGGATCAACCACCTCGAAGTAGAGATCGGCCTCCCTCAGGTGATAGCCATCCCGGGCCTCGCACTCGACACCCCCCCCAAGCCCCATCTCGGTCATGCCGTAATGGGTGAACACCCGGCACCCCCAGACATCCTCCAGGGTCTCGGCGATCGACTGCGGCACGTAGTCGGTGCTCAACAGGACGCTCTCGATGCGCCCGTTCCCCATCGCCGCCCCCACGGTTGAGCGGGCAACGGCGAGGACCTGCGTGGGAATGCCCACAATACAGTGGGCACCGCTGGAAGCGATTGATTCGGCGGCACGGTGGGGGTCCGCCACCGGGCCCAGCACGGATGCCTGGACATCCATCCTCTGAAGCCCCCGCGCGAGGAGATCCCCAACGCTGTCCGGGGTCTCTCCGGGGAGGAGAACCGCCACCTTCTGTCCCGGCCGGACAAGGGTCGACATGCCGTGGTGGAAGAAATCCACCGTCAGTTCCAGGTCCTCTTCGGTGAAAAAAAGCCTCTTGGACTCACCGGTGCTCCCCGAGGTACGGAGCGTGACGATTCGGGCTATGTCGTCCTGACGCACCGCCAGAAAACGGGATGGGTCGCTGGCGACGTCCGCCGGTGTCGTAAAGGGAATTCGGGGTATGTCGGAGAGAGAAGACAAAGGGGTAACGGGTAAGGGGGCCAGATGGCGACGGTAAAAGGGTGAGCTGCGACGGGCGTAGCCGATAACCTCGTTCACCCTCTGGAGCTGGTAGGCCTTGAGCGCTTCATCAAAGGCACCGCCCGTCGTGTGGCGGTCGATGCGGACCGTGGCCCTGATCCATGGTTCGAGGGGGGTGAGAGCGATCATACTCCCTCCGATCCGTTCCGGTTGCGGTAGAGGCTTTTTCCGTCTCTGCCCGTCAGATTGTAGGCACAGAACGGGATCAGCCTGCCGTCGGCGGATATGACCGATATGCAGCACCCCCTGAGCCGCTCCATATCCAGGTTGTCCGCATCCTGGAAGGCCATGGCGGATATGGTGAAGCTCCTGGCAGCGATCCCCTTGAGAAACAGATCCAGGTCAATGGGGCCTTCAACCCGCACCGGCTCCGGCTTGCTCCCGCAGCAGCAGGCGGTGGCCTGTTCCGGTTTCGCCCCCTCCGGCAGGCTCCAGCGGCGTGACATGGTTTTCACGGTCCTGCCGATCCCGCCGCCGTCGCAATCCGTCGAACAGCAGCTGTCGCTCTCCACTGCCCCGAGCGGTCTCAGGCCGCCATCGGCCGAATTTATGTAGGTGGCATGCAAGGAACAGTGGGCGTGTTCGCCCCCCGGGGGGGAAAAATCCGCCACCGTGAGAAGCCCCTCCGTCTGCAACTCCATGCACCTCATCAGCTCGGGGAGGGTAAAGCGCCCTTCGTCGCCATGGTGGTCAGGGAAACGGCCGAAATAGCTGACCGGCTGGAAATGGATCCCCCGCACGGCGGGGGCCAGTTGCAGCGCCTGCCGCACGATGGCCCCGATGGAGCCGGTGTTTACCCCCCTCACGAGGGTCGGGACGAGGACAACGCCGAGCCCGGCATCGCCGGCGTTCCGTATTGCCTGGAGCTTCCGGTCCAGGAGCGCGTCCCCCCTCAAGGTGCGGTAAACCCCATCATCGACCCCGTCGAACTGAAGGAAGACCGACGAGAGGCCAGCCGCCCGGAGCCGGCTTGTGTAGTTCTTGTCCGCGGCAAGCCGGATGCCGTTCGTGTTGACCTGGATGAAGGAAAAGCCGACCCGGCGCGCAATCTCGATGATCTCCGGAAGGTCGTCCCGCAGGGTCGGCTCGCCGCCTGACAGCTGGAGATTGCACGAGCCTGCCGCCGCCAGAGCCCGTTCCAGCTGCCATGCGATGTGCTCCAACGAGGGGTCCTCTGTCGGACTGCAGCCGGCATCGGCAAAACAGACGGCGCACTGCAGGTTGCACCGCTGCGTCACTTCGAGGAGGACGGAACAGGGGAGCTGCCTGTGGTCGGCACAGAGGCCGCAGTCGAAGGGGCACCCCCTGTCAACGGCCCCATAGCAGACCTCGGGATGAACGGGTGCCTTTGGCCTCCGCCACTGGGCCATGGAGGGCTCGCCGCGCCAGATGAGGGTCTTGAAGGAACCGTGCTCCCCGCACCCCTTTAGCTGAAAGACTTCGTCACCTTCGAGCACCCGTGTCGCGTCGATCCTCCTGAGACAGACAGGGCAGACGCTTTCGGTTATGTTCAGGTTCACCTCTTCCATGTCACCCCCTTGGGCCCCCTGCCTGGTCGAACCCGTGGCTTGCGAGGATCTCCATGCACTTCCCGTAGGTTTCCGCCACAATCTGGCCGCAGATCCCCTGGTTGGGGAATTTTTCCAGGATGTCGAGGCATCGCGTCCCGCCGTACTGGGCGTCGGCTCTCCCCTTGAACCACTCCGAAAGCTCGCTCAGCATCGTCATGTGCCGCTCGTGGGGCATCTCTTCCTCGCCCCCCTTGCCCGCGTAGAGCGAAATGAGGCACGCCCCGCCCGACAGGGCTCCGCAGGCCTCGCCGCTCCCGATGATGCCATAGCAGAGCCCCCCCACCGACTTCACCAGGTCGTCGTTGGCCTTGCCCAGGGTCTCCAGGGCCAGGAGCACGATGATCTGGGCACAGCAGTACCCTTTGGCCTTCAGCTTTACCAATCGAAAGAACAAATCGTTCATGCGTGACCTTCCATTCTGGTCTCGACGGCGTTGGGAACGCCACCCCCCTTTTGGGCAACCAGGAGAAAATAGGTGATGCCGGATCTGCCCCTCTTTTTTCCGCTCCCTCCCCGAACACACCACGACTCCGGAAGACGCTCGCCGGCAAGGATCATGCGGGCGACGAATTCCTTGAGCAGCCGGTCGTGCGCTTCCCACAGAAGAACGGAAAAGCCAAGGTCCGCCAGCTGGCCGAGGAGATCATCCTTCACGAGAAATCCGACCGCCGGGCTCCCCCCCTCCACCGCCTCCAGGCTGCGCTCCCCTTGGGCGAGGACGTCGCTGAGGATCAGGAATCCCCCCCCCTGCAAGACCCGCGCAAACTCCCGGAGTGCCCCCGGCTTGTCATCGAGAACGGAAAGGACGCACTCGCAGAAGAGGGCGTCGAAGGATGCTCCCCTGAAGGGGAGAGTTTCCGCACTCCCCCGGACGAGTCGGGCAGGGCCAACCCTGTTGGCGGATTCTCCGAGGAGCGTCTCCGAATGGTCGAGCCCCACCACGCGGTAACCGCCGGTCTGTTCAAGATGTTGAAGGGTCCCCCCCGCGCCGCAGCCGATATCGACTACCAACGAGCCGCCGGGGAGACCGCAGATTTCGAGGGCCCTGTCAGTGAGAACAGCGCCTCCCGGCCGGATGCACGGTCCGGCGCTGCAGAGAAACTTCGACCAGTCAAGGGAGCAGTCGGTCATCACGTCACCGGTCAGTTGGGATACGTTACTTGTCTTCAAGCGCCTGCTCCGCCTCGGCGACCTTTCCTGTCGCCAGTTCCTCGTCTATGAGGATGAAGCCGCACTGTGAGCACGCTGGAAGGTTGATGGGAAATATGGACTGCATGTACTGGAGCCTGACCGTCTGGACCTCCAGGGGCGCCTGGCATTGACTGCAGTGCCAGGTGCTGACACTGCCGGACTTTACCCACTCCCTGGTGCTTCCGCTCGACTTCATCACCATTCTGTGGGAATAGGCGGTATGGACCTGATACCCCTCACCATTGCGACTGTATTCCACCCAGTAGGTGACCGCTTTGGGGCGATAGTAGGCAAGGGAGCGGCCGGTGGCAGGGTCCACCAGCTTCTTTCCGGTGGTCTCGGCGTGATGAATCACCTTTTGCACGTCCTCCGCCAGAATCAGGCGGTCCCCCATCAGACGCTCGACCTCCTCGGAGATATCCAAACGTATCTGCTCACATACGTCCATACGCACCTCGAACCTGCCGCGAATCCCTCGTGCTTCTCACCGATGGGCCAGTCGTCTTCTTGCACACCGCTCCCCGCAACGTCTCATGGAAGTATAGCGGGATGCCCTGACGATGCCCCATCATCTTCAGCAGTGCCGGCCTGACGATCTCCTCGAACACGATCATGGTGGACGTGGGTTTACCGGGGAGGGAAAACACCGGCGTATCGCCCTTCATGCCGAATGCTTTGGGCCCCCCTCCCCTGAAGTCATCCTTCCCCAGTATCTGGCGGACCCCCGACTCGGCCAGCACCGCCCGGACAAAATCCCTGTCGCCGGAGGAAACGCCGGCGGAAGTGATCAATGCATCGGCCTTCAGCCCCTCACGGATATTTTCCCGGTGGCTCTCCCTGTTGTCGCGGGCTATGGAGAGGATGATCGGCTCGGCGCCGAGCTCTCTGATGGCCGCAGCCAGGTACAGGGCATTGCTGTTGATTACCTGGCCGGCGGCCGGCGATTCGCCCAATTCGACGAGCTCGTCGCCGGTGGAGAGAACCGCCACCCTCGCCTTGCGGTAGACAGGCACCACCGCCTTGCCGAAGGATGCCAGCAGGCCGATCTCCTTTGCCTGGATAACCGTGCCCGTTGTCAGAAGAGTGTCGCCGGTTGCCGCATCTTCTCCCCTGAAGCGAATATGCTGCCGCTGACGGACCGGCGCCAGGATTGTCACCCGACCATCGGCCTCCACCGTCTTCTCCAATGGTACCACAGCATCGCAGCCACGGGGAACCATGGCCCCGGTCATGATACGAACGGCACACCCCGGCAAGACGGGACCCGATACGCTCCCCCCCGCAGGAATATAACCGGCGACCCGAAGGATCGCCCCCTCCACGGCACAATCGGCACTTCGCACGGCAAAGCCATCCATGGCCGAGCTGTCGTAATTTGGCATATCCCAGGGCGCCGTCACATCCTGGGCCAAAACCCTTCCGAGTGCGGCCAGAAGCTCAACCCGCTCCATCCCTAGTGGCGCTACATTGCCAAGAATGATCTGACGAGTGTCAATACGCATCATCTCCTCATCCTCCGTTTCCAGCGGCGCGACACAGAGCAACCCTTAATTTGGTATATAAGTACCATTTTACACTTTTTTTGTCAAACTGAATTTGATTTTTGAAGGGGGGTTGGGCGGGAGTTTCAGGGTATTTATTGCGGAGGGGATAGCGTCTGATAAATGCCCGGCGAGGTGGGTCCCATCGTGCGAACCCCACCCCGCCGGTCCTGCTGCTGCTATTTTGCCGCCGGCATCAGACTCTCGATCAGCTCCTCGGTCCAGGGCGTTCCCTTGGCCAGCCCCTGGCGCAGCTTCACAAAGTCGATCTCGCGGCCGGTCTCCCTGGTTCCTTCGTTGAAGGCCCTGAAGCCGGTGCGGGCCTCGTTCATCATATTGAGGGCCAGCCAGGCACGGGAGTTCTCCTTGTTGAGGTTCCACGCCTGGAGCTTCGGCTTGCGCAGCTCTTCCAGGCTCTTGGTCATGCACTCGGGGAAGGTGTCAAGGAGCTTGGCGCAGAGCTCTTCCACCTTCAGATCCAGCAGAGTGAGGTCGATCTCCCCTTCCTTGATCTGGGCCTGCCCTTCCTTGAAGGCGGCGCCGCTCTTGAACTCGCCATGGACGACCCGTCCGTATTCGTCGAGCATCCGGTCGGTGACGACGGTGGGGTTGGCAACGAATTTACCCCCCGCCTTGAGGGCCGGAACCACGTCGGCGATGATGCCGAGCCGGGCTGCCTTGTGGGCCGAGAAGGGCTCGCAGAGAGTGCCGGAGACCATGGCCTGCTCGCAGCCGATCATGAGCGGCAGGAAGTCGGTTGCCCCGCCGATGGCGGCCGAGCCGTGCTTGGGGCCTGCCTGGCCGAAGTTGGCCAGGTCCTGGGCGATACTGAAATCGCAGGCCATGCCGATTTCCTGGCCACCGCCGATCCGCATGCCGTTCACGCGGCAGATGACCGGGCGGTCGCAGCCGAGGATGGCGGAGACCATGTCGTTGAAAAGGCGCATGTACTGCCGGTATTCCTGGGGGTTGCCGGCGTAGTACTCGGCGTACTCCTTGGTGTTGCCGCCGGTACAGAACGCCTTGTCGCCGACGCCGGTGAATACCACGGCATTCACCTCGCGATCGACGGAGGCCCGTCGGAACGCGAGGATGGTGGCCTTGACCATGTCGGTGGTGTAGGAGTTGTACTGCGTGGGATTGTTGAAAATGATCCAGGCGTTATAGAGCCCCTCCACCACTGAACCGTCACGGCGCCTGGCAGGACGTTTCTCGTAGCGGACCATGCCGTCACAGAGGCCCTCCACCTCACGGTCGATCAGGTTGTGATCGATCAGGTTCCCCGGTGCGGTGCTGGCGATTATCGCATCTGTTGTAGCCATTGCTTTTCCTCCCCATTTGATATTTTTGTAAACAGCCGACCATACAAAACAACGCCTTATACCCCATTTATGCATTCTAGTACTTCATTACCGATTTACTGTCAAGCACTTTTTGCCGGTGGCCCAAGCATAGCAATTAATTCTTCCATAGATATCTGTCGGTGGCATTGACACCTCACATATCAAACGATCTGTTTAAAGGCGTGACGTCTACCGGAGTTTCTGGAGAGATGGTTTCGCCCGGAGCAAGCTCGATGATCCCATTGGCCCGCACCATGATTGCAAGGCTGGCTGAGCTCTGATCCGCGGCGATTTCAGCCAGATACTCGCCATTAATTTCACTGAGCCGGGACATCACCAGATGGGGACGATCACCCTTGTTTCGGTACGGTTCCGTCACGGTCGCCTTGACCACCGGCTTCCGGATATGCAGATGCCCCATCATTTTCAGCAGCGCGGGTCGAACGAACATCACGAATGCCACCATGGCAGCCACCGGATTGCCGGGGAGCGCGAATACCGGCTTGCCGTTCAACATGGCAAAGGCAAATGGCTTGCCGGGCTTCATATTGACCTTCCAGAACAGTATCTCCCCTCCAAGCTCCTGAATCACCTCTTTGACATAATCCTTTTCACCAACCGACACGCCGCCTGTGGTCATGATCACATCGGACTGGAGACCGGCGAGAATCTTCGCACGGGTGGAATCCTTGTCATCCCTGGCGATGCCCAGCACTACGGGAGATGCACCCGTTTCCACAACCTGCGCGGCAATGCTGAAACTGTTGCTGTTGATCTTCGTGGCTGCGATCGGCGTCGAGCCTGCCTCGACAAGTTCATCTCCGGTGGCGATTATCGCGACCTGAGGAGCGCGATAGACCGGGAGCATGGTCCTTCCCAGGGAAGCCAGCATCCCGATTTCCTGTGGCCTGAGCATAGTGCCGGCCGCAACAACACGCTCGCCACACCGCACGTCCTCACCTCTCCTCCTGATGTGGGAACCAGGCTTGACGCCGCTTTTCAGCCTGATCCCTTCATCCACATGCTCGACATCCTCGATGGGCACGACGGTGTCGCATCCAGGCGGAACGGGCGCGCCGGTCATGATCTTGATTGCTTCACCCGGGGCCACGGGGACTGCCCGTTCCTTGCCGGCCGGGAGAAATCCCGTGACCTTCAGACAGTTCTCCTGCAATGTCTCATGGGAAAAGGCATACCCGTCCATTGCCGAATTATCGGCGACGGGCATATCCCACGAGGCATGCATATCATTGCTGATGACCATCCCCAAACCCTGCAACAGAGGAACCTCCACTTCTTCAAGGATGTTCACCTGTTGCAGAATCACACGTTGCGCGTCGCCTATCAGGCCGTTGAAAATCGACATTCTTTTAGTTCGCTGAACTTTGCAGTTCGTTTTTTGAATCCGTTTCGTTGCTCAGAACCTTTGCTTTACGTTCTTTTTGCTCTTTATCAACCTCATATACTGCTGATGTAGCCTGATCCGAGGGAGTTTTCCCCTCTCAGGTGACACCGAGCCCCAGGTTTTTCATCCGAACCAGGTTGTAGGCCGCAGCGTGCAGGTCAAGTTGCATGGCGATCTTCTCGATTCCCCGGTACATCGTCTTGCGTAATCTGCCCACGGTCTTCATCCAGCCAAAGCCTTCTTCGATTCGTTTTCTGATCTTCTGGCTGATGGTGTAGTTCGGATGATTGGTTGTTCTGCCGTCGATGGCTGATCTCCTGTTGGTGGTGTTCTGAGCCACGTGCGGCGTAATCTTGAGCCGGCGCAGCTCTCGGACAAAGGGCTCAGTGTCGTAGCCTTTGTCCCCGCCAAGAGTGATGCGCCGAGTCGTCCTTGGCAATTGCTGCACCATGGTCTTAGCTGCGTCGCGTTCCCCGGAACCGGTTGCCGTTGTCACCTTGGTCCTGATGATGAGGCCACTGCGATTCTCCATCAGGGTATGTCCCTGGTAGCAGAGCTTGGCTTCCTTGTTCTTCCCCTTGCGGTAGAGCCTGGCATCAGGGTCAGTGGTGGAACCATGGGTTTCGTTGGTAAGTTTCTGCCCTTTGAAATCCACGGTATCGTTCCTGCCGCCACCACCTGCTGAAGGAGGTCCATCCTTGGGCTTGAAGCTCTTGATGGAGGCCCAGGCTTCGATGAGAGTACCGTCAACGGTGAAGTGCTCACGAGACAAGAGACGCTTACGTTCTGCCTGGGCCAGAACGCGGGAAAGAAACTCGGCGGCGACCTCGGAGCCAATCAATCGTTCGCTGTTCTTGGTAAAGCTGGAATGGTCCCAGACTTTCTCGTCCAGGCCCATGCCGAGAAACCAGCGGAACAGGAAGTTGTAATGGATCTGCTCCACCAGCTGCCGGTTGCTGCGGATGGAGTAGAGGATCATCAGCAGTTGGGCCTTGAGCAGCTTCTCCGGCGGGATTGAGGAGCGGCCGGTTGTGGCGTACATGCTATCAAAGAGCTTGTCCATCCCTGCCAGCGCTTCGTCGGCCATCTTACGGATGGCCCGCAACGGGTGGTCCTTCGGGACAAAGGATTCAGGTGTTACGTAGGTAAAGAGTGCTTCTGTATTGCTGTCAAAACCGCGCATAACTTTCCTCAATAATTGTAGAGCGTTATGCGCGATAAAGTACCACAGATAGGCCGTTTTCTCTATTTCAATTTCAACAGCCTGCTATACTGATCACTGTCAACACCTCATGGCTCGATTCACTGCATAGTATTTTAGTACTACTTTACCTTTTTATAAGTCAAGACAATTCAACCGCACATCTGCAAATAACGTATCATGACAATCAATGCCATATTTTCAGGCAGTTACATCTCCAGATATCAAGTAAAAATCAAAGGCTGAACATAATGGAGAGAAATCCTCTTGAATCACCCCTTCTATTACGGTATTATGGTACCACTTTTACCAAGAAGAGCAAGGCACGGAAAATATTTTGGGGGCAATTTCGCACAACCCCGGGCTACAGAAAGAGCGTTGACCCGGGACAACCGATGCGAGTGCCGGCAAGGTCACGAATGAGCAATCAATTATCAATCCGCAATGCAAAGCCAGGCGATCTCAACGGTATAATCGCATTGGACACCGTCACTTCGAAGGCAGAAAAGGCTGATTACTGGCGGGAAATTTTCGACCGTTTTGTGACCAGCGGCAAAAGCGATCGGGTCTTCCTTGTGGCTGAAGCGAAGGGGAAGATTGTCGGATTCATTGCCGGCGAGGTTCGTGCCTGGGAGTTCGGCTCGCCACCCTGCGGGTGGGTGTTTGCCATCGCCGTTTCGCCGAATGCCCGGGAGGGGGGGATCGGCCGGCGCATGTTCGACGAAATTTCCGCCCGCCTGAAGGAGGCTGGTGTCACGACAGTGCGCACCATGGTCGACCGCGATAACAAATTGACCTTGTCGTTCTTTCGCAGCATGGGCTTACGGACAGGCAGGTATATCGAGCTGGAAAAATCGCTCGACTAACCGGCAGGGTACCTGTAACCCTCAACGATTCCAAGAACATGGTCAGTAGTCTATTCAGCTTCACCCTGGAGAGGGGATCCCATGAGACTCAATAAAGCCAGCCTGTTTGCCTTGTTTGCCGTACTCGAACTGGCCAGCGACCCGGAGCGGCAGTTGTCGACCGGGGAGATCGCATCCAAATACGACGTTTCTCCCCACCATCTCGCAAAAATCATGCGCGACCTGGTTCACGAAGGACTGGTACAGGCGGTGCGCGGCGTCGGCGGTGGGTACCGGTTTTCGGGAAACGTCCAGCGGACGACGCTTCTGGACGTCATCCAGATGTTCGAAAATCTGGAATCCGAGCTCGATGTCCCCAACGCAAGCAAGAGTGATGTTCCCATTCTGGAGGAACTGAAGAGCATCTCCAGCGAGATCAATGAGCTCACCAAGGCGGTTCTGGACACGATCACCCTGGAAACTGCCCTGAAAGGGGCGCGTCAGCGAATGTAACACGCCCCACTTTCCGGCAAAACCCATCCGCAAAACGAAACGCCGGGAGCAAACGATCGCTCCCGGCGTTGCACTATCATCGAATCAGACAATACGTATCAAACTCAATCGACAGCCATACTCCCCGTCTCGGCGGCAAAGGGGAGATTCTCCTCCTCGGTGGGCGCATGCTCGGCGCTGCGTGAAACCATGATCATGGCCAGGGCGGCAACGGCGCCGGGAATCGCGAAGGCGAGGAAGTTGGAGGACAGTGGCAGATTCATGGCCTGGAGAGCCCCCCCCAGGATCGGGCCGGCGATGGCCCCGCTGCGCCCTACGCCGGACGCCCAGCCGATGCCGGTGGAACGGATTGCCAGGGGGTAGAACTGGGCCACAAAGGCGTAGAGGAGGATTTGCGTGCCGATGGTGGTCGCACCCGCCACCGCCACCAGCAGATAGAGGACAGGGGTGGGATTCTTGACGCCCAGGAGACTGATGGAAACGGCTGCGATGACGAAGAACACTA contains:
- a CDS encoding DVU_1553 family AMP-dependent CoA ligase — translated: MIALTPLEPWIRATVRIDRHTTGGAFDEALKAYQLQRVNEVIGYARRSSPFYRRHLAPLPVTPLSSLSDIPRIPFTTPADVASDPSRFLAVRQDDIARIVTLRTSGSTGESKRLFFTEEDLELTVDFFHHGMSTLVRPGQKVAVLLPGETPDSVGDLLARGLQRMDVQASVLGPVADPHRAAESIASSGAHCIVGIPTQVLAVARSTVGAAMGNGRIESVLLSTDYVPQSIAETLEDVWGCRVFTHYGMTEMGLGGGVECEARDGYHLREADLYFEVVDPETGEVSPDGTIGEVVFTTLTRRGMPLIRYRTGDIARIMRQPCPCGSVLRRMERVKGRWSGAIRLDPDCILTLPAIDEELFRLPDLLDYRVTVSKGSGGRRQLHFDVHGAEGGSLTACKVLERLNEVQALRKCMDNGELAIPSVRFSADGRWTTTGVAKRKIITAGDSAVTQNRAV
- the trsS gene encoding radical SAM (seleno)protein TrsS, translating into MEEVNLNITESVCPVCLRRIDATRVLEGDEVFQLKGCGEHGSFKTLIWRGEPSMAQWRRPKAPVHPEVCYGAVDRGCPFDCGLCADHRQLPCSVLLEVTQRCNLQCAVCFADAGCSPTEDPSLEHIAWQLERALAAAGSCNLQLSGGEPTLRDDLPEIIEIARRVGFSFIQVNTNGIRLAADKNYTSRLRAAGLSSVFLQFDGVDDGVYRTLRGDALLDRKLQAIRNAGDAGLGVVLVPTLVRGVNTGSIGAIVRQALQLAPAVRGIHFQPVSYFGRFPDHHGDEGRFTLPELMRCMELQTEGLLTVADFSPPGGEHAHCSLHATYINSADGGLRPLGAVESDSCCSTDCDGGGIGRTVKTMSRRWSLPEGAKPEQATACCCGSKPEPVRVEGPIDLDLFLKGIAARSFTISAMAFQDADNLDMERLRGCCISVISADGRLIPFCAYNLTGRDGKSLYRNRNGSEGV
- a CDS encoding DVU_1555 family C-GCAxxG-C-C protein, translating into MNDLFFRLVKLKAKGYCCAQIIVLLALETLGKANDDLVKSVGGLCYGIIGSGEACGALSGGACLISLYAGKGGEEEMPHERHMTMLSELSEWFKGRADAQYGGTRCLDILEKFPNQGICGQIVAETYGKCMEILASHGFDQAGGPRG
- the trsM gene encoding DVU_1556 family methyltransferase, which codes for MKTSNVSQLTGDVMTDCSLDWSKFLCSAGPCIRPGGAVLTDRALEICGLPGGSLVVDIGCGAGGTLQHLEQTGGYRVVGLDHSETLLGESANRVGPARLVRGSAETLPFRGASFDALFCECVLSVLDDKPGALREFARVLQGGGFLILSDVLAQGERSLEAVEGGSPAVGFLVKDDLLGQLADLGFSVLLWEAHDRLLKEFVARMILAGERLPESWCVRGGSGKKRGRSGITYFLLVAQKGGGVPNAVETRMEGHA
- a CDS encoding DVU_1557 family redox protein, whose protein sequence is MGDRLILAEDVQKVIHHAETTGKKLVDPATGRSLAYYRPKAVTYWVEYSRNGEGYQVHTAYSHRMVMKSSGSTREWVKSGSVSTWHCSQCQAPLEVQTVRLQYMQSIFPINLPACSQCGFILIDEELATGKVAEAEQALEDK
- a CDS encoding molybdopterin molybdotransferase MoeA, with protein sequence MMRIDTRQIILGNVAPLGMERVELLAALGRVLAQDVTAPWDMPNYDSSAMDGFAVRSADCAVEGAILRVAGYIPAGGSVSGPVLPGCAVRIMTGAMVPRGCDAVVPLEKTVEADGRVTILAPVRQRQHIRFRGEDAATGDTLLTTGTVIQAKEIGLLASFGKAVVPVYRKARVAVLSTGDELVELGESPAAGQVINSNALYLAAAIRELGAEPIILSIARDNRESHRENIREGLKADALITSAGVSSGDRDFVRAVLAESGVRQILGKDDFRGGGPKAFGMKGDTPVFSLPGKPTSTMIVFEEIVRPALLKMMGHRQGIPLYFHETLRGAVCKKTTGPSVRSTRDSRQVRGAYGRM
- the oah gene encoding 6-oxocyclohex-1-ene-1-carbonyl-CoA hydratase; its protein translation is MATTDAIIASTAPGNLIDHNLIDREVEGLCDGMVRYEKRPARRRDGSVVEGLYNAWIIFNNPTQYNSYTTDMVKATILAFRRASVDREVNAVVFTGVGDKAFCTGGNTKEYAEYYAGNPQEYRQYMRLFNDMVSAILGCDRPVICRVNGMRIGGGQEIGMACDFSIAQDLANFGQAGPKHGSAAIGGATDFLPLMIGCEQAMVSGTLCEPFSAHKAARLGIIADVVPALKAGGKFVANPTVVTDRMLDEYGRVVHGEFKSGAAFKEGQAQIKEGEIDLTLLDLKVEELCAKLLDTFPECMTKSLEELRKPKLQAWNLNKENSRAWLALNMMNEARTGFRAFNEGTRETGREIDFVKLRQGLAKGTPWTEELIESLMPAAK
- a CDS encoding molybdopterin molybdotransferase MoeA, which encodes MSIFNGLIGDAQRVILQQVNILEEVEVPLLQGLGMVISNDMHASWDMPVADNSAMDGYAFSHETLQENCLKVTGFLPAGKERAVPVAPGEAIKIMTGAPVPPGCDTVVPIEDVEHVDEGIRLKSGVKPGSHIRRRGEDVRCGERVVAAGTMLRPQEIGMLASLGRTMLPVYRAPQVAIIATGDELVEAGSTPIAATKINSNSFSIAAQVVETGASPVVLGIARDDKDSTRAKILAGLQSDVIMTTGGVSVGEKDYVKEVIQELGGEILFWKVNMKPGKPFAFAMLNGKPVFALPGNPVAAMVAFVMFVRPALLKMMGHLHIRKPVVKATVTEPYRNKGDRPHLVMSRLSEINGEYLAEIAADQSSASLAIMVRANGIIELAPGETISPETPVDVTPLNRSFDM
- a CDS encoding IS5 family transposase; this encodes MRGFDSNTEALFTYVTPESFVPKDHPLRAIRKMADEALAGMDKLFDSMYATTGRSSIPPEKLLKAQLLMILYSIRSNRQLVEQIHYNFLFRWFLGMGLDEKVWDHSSFTKNSERLIGSEVAAEFLSRVLAQAERKRLLSREHFTVDGTLIEAWASIKSFKPKDGPPSAGGGGRNDTVDFKGQKLTNETHGSTTDPDARLYRKGKNKEAKLCYQGHTLMENRSGLIIRTKVTTATGSGERDAAKTMVQQLPRTTRRITLGGDKGYDTEPFVRELRRLKITPHVAQNTTNRRSAIDGRTTNHPNYTISQKIRKRIEEGFGWMKTVGRLRKTMYRGIEKIAMQLDLHAAAYNLVRMKNLGLGVT
- a CDS encoding GNAT family N-acetyltransferase; this encodes MSNQLSIRNAKPGDLNGIIALDTVTSKAEKADYWREIFDRFVTSGKSDRVFLVAEAKGKIVGFIAGEVRAWEFGSPPCGWVFAIAVSPNAREGGIGRRMFDEISARLKEAGVTTVRTMVDRDNKLTLSFFRSMGLRTGRYIELEKSLD
- a CDS encoding RrF2 family transcriptional regulator encodes the protein MRLNKASLFALFAVLELASDPERQLSTGEIASKYDVSPHHLAKIMRDLVHEGLVQAVRGVGGGYRFSGNVQRTTLLDVIQMFENLESELDVPNASKSDVPILEELKSISSEINELTKAVLDTITLETALKGARQRM